In Oreochromis aureus strain Israel breed Guangdong linkage group 22, ZZ_aureus, whole genome shotgun sequence, the genomic window agcggtcctgttgctctattttcacctgtgaagcaggagtggggtaggcggaggtttaccctggtgcaggtgtgccgcagcggtcagtggaagaatccgcgagtttctctgtcaatgtcccattacagtcgtagtacactcggtgcttgcttggaagtttaggggttttttcgctgtaaaaagaagttttcttcccacacagtgaacagtggacgctaatgtttttgtcattttttatggaatcaaactcaaagtaaggtcagtacttccacgctttaaacgctgcatgctcatactctctccgcacTCCATATATTATCcgttgttgatctgcacacagctgttgtcacgaacgtcgcactcccttacgtcactgtcatgagacattctcccaaaaaatcacggttttagtaacgcagtaatgcagcgttcctacgggaaagtaacggtaatctaattaccgtttttgcaatagtaatcccttacattactcgttactcgaaaaaagtaatcagattatactgcccatctctgctcgtCACTGTAGAATAAAGTCAACACAGGAAGCACAGATCCAGCAAGAGGCCATGAACAGTATCACAGCCACTCAAGTACAGAAGGTCAGCAGTGACAGCATGAATGTCTCTGTGTCTCCTCAGGTCGGGACTACACGGTGTCCGCAGGCCGGACGCTGCTGCTCCCCTGCAGCGGCTCCTCCAAACCCAAACAGAGGTGGTTCCAGCAGAGGGAGGGCGAGAGGCGGGAGGCCGTCCTCACCAAGTACAGAAACGGTACGGTGAAACCAGAGAGGGGCGGCGGCCGGCTGAGCTTCACCAATGACGCCCTGCAGATCCAGGACCTGCAGCCAGAGGACGCTGGAGAGTACGTCTGCAACGGGGTGCTGCAGGCCAGAGTCACGGTCCTCACAGGTGGGTCGGTCCAGCCTGGACTCACCTGCCGGTTTCATTTTGTCTGTATTTTACACATGttcatgttttggttttttatgtgtatttacAGGTAAACAGCACACATTTGAATTAAAATACTTCTGTTTGTAAAAgcagaaactgtttttattccCAGCACACGCAGAGACGAGCAGCCAGCCTCCGTCCACCAGCACAACTCCATCACCTGCAGTCGTGACAGCAGGTGACACCACACACATCATCATACATCTACACTCAAACATGTAACAGCTGTGACACAGTGCTGCTGTCTTCAATCAAACCTTACATGGATTTAACAAACCTGTCCCATGTGCTGCGTTATAAATGGATCTATGTCATACTTCCTTAAATCTGTCTGTGGCTGCAAATGTTGTCTTTATTTAGTTGTGTGTGAAATATACACAATCTTAATCCTAAAATtagatttctttgttttattcattgtgATTATTTGGATATACTTTGACATGatctttaatatttaaatgttgcaAGTGTGTGACGAGTGTGGGTGTGTGCGTCCTCTCGTTCTGTTTATTAGAAGTGGAAGAAATAAAGAAGAAGAGCAACACGAGACCTGAGAACGGTCAGTCCGGTTATAAATCACCTGTAGTTTTCTGCCAGATGTGTCACATGTTCATGGACCAGATGTTGTGTGCGCTCTCAGTTCTGCTGCTGGTTGCTGTCGTCAGTGTGGGCTTGATGATCATCTTCTTAGCTGCTGTCTGTGTGTTGCTGACCAGCATGAAGTGCAGGAGGAAGAAACGCAGAGCTGCAGGTGAACGTTTGTGTTTCGTTTCATTTTAACTGGAAACGTTTGGATTTAAGTTCCTGGGTTTAAATAATCGGCCAACACAGCTCAGGGTGTGTGCAGGTGGATGCTGTTAGAAGTATTCCTGCCTGAGACTATGACACTCTGCGCCACCTTCTGGCACAGCCTGGTACTACACAGAGTGCGGCTGTTTCCTCTCATTTAGTTTGAGTGAATTCAGTGAAAGAGTAAATGATTCTAAATGTTgtgataaaaaaagaagaaactatGATTTTGGGGACATGAGAAAGTTTTTATCATCAAaggtttttttaatgaattcattcatttatttatgttgaatatttgattaaaaatatttatatttgaaaTCTTCAGATTATTCACCTTCACTGCTTCACAGTTTTTCATACTGAACTTTTTTCATGTATCATTAtctgtatttttaattattatttattattcagtGAAAAGTCgacatgtttattatatttaatgCAGTTTGAAGCGTGTTGGCTGATTCATTTATGTTTAAAAGGATTTTATTGATGAGAGCTGACTGATTCTTTTTTGCAGCTTCAGATAAACAaagctgtgtttgtctttaaaacaTGAATCAGCACATGTAAAAATATGGATGTTGCTATGATAATCCAAAAGGATCCAGTATTAGACTCAGCATGTTTTCTGAAGATCCTGTGCTCTTCATCTCTTCATCACCACCTCTGCGTGTAGCAGCACCGACACGTGACGACACGGAGCTGCAGCCGTGGACGACGTCCAGCGCACCGACAGGTAACCTCACCAGGTGTTCGATGTCCTCACATCAGTCTATGAAGGATTAAAAAggtgtgtctgtctgcagagGGTGAGGACTTAGAGACCCCGCCCCTCTGTGGGGAGACGATCCACTACGCCTCTCTGGGCCGACAGAACTGGAGGGAGAGACCCAGCAGGAGTCCGCCGGAGCAGAGCCACCACAGCGTCATCTACTCCTCCGTCATCAGCAGACCTGCAGCGAGAGCTGAGCACAAACTCTGAAAGCTAAAGTCTGAATGTACAGTCGTGTGACGGGAAGCTTTAAAATCACATCCCTGTGTGAAAGTGCAGCTTAGTTTCACTTTGGCCAAAATACACCTGTAACACAAGCTGTTAAACTCCTGTCAGTCAGTTTGGTTTTCATGTTTCACTTTCACTGTCTGCTTCAGGCAGCAGAGCTGGTTTCACAGAGACTTTACATGTTACACCGAGGAGTCGTTTACACATGTGGAGTGTCACATCTGGACAGGCTGCCGTCTTTATAAACAGAGGTCAGGACAGATCGTGGTGTCAGAATCAGTTTATTAGTAAAAGACAAGCAAAGTGTGGAATCTGTTCATGGAAGCAGAGGATGTCACACAGACTCAGAGCAGCACAGCAGACAGATGTTTAAACACAGCAAGAAAACAAACTCACAGACATGAAGATTAAAAACTGACCCGAGGAAACTATTCACACATTTATGGGTAAATATAGATTTTCTTTAGTTCAGTAATTGTTTTTTGAAAGTCTCCCTGCTGTggcagcatttacatttatggcTGTTACTTTATTATTAACAGGAATGttttacaaacattttattttcattgcaaCTTTCTggatatttaacatttaaaggtTCTTAAactctctgtttttctgctcACTGAAAAATAAATCTTCACTGtttacacaaaaaacacaaaaaaataaactaaaatctAGATTTTGAAATCTACTaatcaaacattttcacagttttattaatttaaaaaaatcatttacgCTCATTTAAAGTGCTTCTATCTGTGGTGATGTGATGCCTTTGAGTTCTTGCACGTGTTCACTGTTGAGTACAGGACCTTCTCTTCAGCCAATCCGGTTCCTCTCCTGGTGGTGGGGCGGGGCTTGTCTGGATGCTTCAGGCTGGAATAATGCAAAGACTCTTCCTGCAGAGATACAAAGAGTAAAAAATCTGATTAAACTGCAGGTTTGCTGCCAAACTAACATGATGCTGTGAGGTCACTGCATTTGGTTTCCCTGCACTTCGTCGTGCTCAGCACAGACCTGTGAATCCTCTTCAGTTCAGCCTGTGCTGAATAAAAAAGCTGCCAAATATTTATGTACATGTTTCAGTGACATCACCTTTTCCTATTTTACtggcaaaacataaagaaatgagggttggctcaagacttttgcacagtgctgcgTGTGGAGCTTGTTTTTAGACTGCagtaataaaacagaataaatgttTGAAACTCACAGACTGAGAGATTCACTCATTTTAATTATTTGCTCGTAAAGTAGGAAACATGATTTTTAAAGACTGTTCGTGACCTTCCACTGACCTCTGTGACCCGGTGATCGGCGTCCCGTCTCCGTGGGTTACAGCAGGAGCAAACAGGTTTACCTGCAGAAGAAACGAGACGTGGGACAGGTGAGGAAGACGAAGCTGACTCAGAGCGAGCGATGTGACCGTGAGGACGTCAGAACATGTGATTGGCCCTGATGTACGCCTAcatcagagctcagcacaggcAGCAGCATAATTAACTCATTATTGAATCAATGAAGGGATTTTATCCTGTTCCACTTGTGTCACACATGACCAGCTCCTGTATTTTGATTGGCTCCGGTTTATCAAATCGAACCAAGTGACTCCCTACTGACACCTACAGGTGACCCGCAGAGGTGACAGAGTTACATGCGGGACTTCATCCTCCAGCATGACCCCCACCGTCAGCCTGtactgtgccaaaataagactCAACACAAGGGGGcgctgtagctgcctccacagCAAACAATGACTTTTTGTCATGATAACGGAGATAGAGATAACTCTTTATTACTATGACAATACAACAACTCATGATGATGAGTTTCAGTGTATACCCCCTCCATCCTAAAACGAAAAAGGTGTGTTTGCCTTCAGTGAAACTGTATGTTAAGCCCCGCCCCCGGCTGTGTGTAAGTGAAAGCGAAAGTTTGGGGAGCTGTCCGAGGGGCAGACGTCGAGCTTCTCTTCCGTCTCTGCTCGTTTTTCAGCTCGGTTCCGACCTTTGTGTCCTCAGAGGGGGGCAGATATTTGTCCTGTGAAGCCGGAGGACCCCGCCTGCTGTCCCGCCGTCCTCTCAGCAGCAGCATGCCGGACGTCAGGCTGTGCCTGGAGGCCGTCTCTGCGCTCCTGGGCTGCAGAGCCGAAGCGACCACCGGAAGCTCCCAGTTCACCCCGCAGGATCTAGTCAACGTCGTGGCCCTCAAAGAGTTTTACAAGCAGGAGGGCTTTAAAGAGCTGGAGTACCCCAGCTTGGGGACGCTGTCTCTGCACGAGTTAGACGAAGCCGACATGTACAGCTCCCCCCCGGCCCTGGAGGCGCCTCCGGAGAGATCCCAGCTCACTGTGGAAATCAACACGGAGAACTTCTTCCATCCTCAGTACGACTACGACTTCACCAACGTCAAGGTGAGCGGCACGGGCCTCTCGGGTCACGTGACCCAGCGGGTTTCTCACACAGCTGCACGATGATCTTTAACTGCACGGTGACTTTTATTCAGCACAGATCTGGGTTTGCTGTTAAACACAGAGGTGACACAGAGGGAGGGTCACACTCAGCGTGGAAAAACAAacccataaaaataaaatacctgAGCTTTAAACAAAGGCaggaaggtcaaaggtcgagttCAAAGGGCCAGACTCACACGTTCTCTGTGAGTGTCATTTTAAACACGGCGCTGGAATAAACTCCGACAGTCTGATCAACTTTATGATCGATGGTCAAGTTTTAGagggaaacaaatgaaagcaGCTCAAAGTGAAACTCAGCCCTGATTCCTGAGCAGCTCCAGACTTTCTGGAAATGCTGCTGCGCTGTAACTGAaactgaaagtgtgtgtgtgtgtgtgtggagtctCCACAGGCTGGAGCCTGAGCTGTGTCTAACACACCTGTGTAAGTGTGTGATAAAGCGCACCTGCACAAACAGAGCGAGCGAGCAGCCTTCATCAGCAGCTCGGTTCGACTTTAGTTACAGAGTCGTGCTGTTAGAAACAACCTTCaatgcattaaattaaaaagaaaagaccaTCTTGTTGTCATGGTGACAGCATTTGCTGCTGTTTATATTACGTCTAAATATTATTTGTTGTTCCTGTTGTCAGTCAGATGTGAGCTTTAAATGATTTCTGAGTGATTAGTCTGGTCACAGGTTTGATTCTGCTGTGGGTTACATATGTCACAATGATAAAGAGTGCGTCTGCATGTGGACACGCTTTGATTCTCGACATGCTGATCAGATGTTGTCCTTAAACTGACTTcagctctgacctttgacccctcTGTTCACCTCCAGGATGGAGATAAGAAGTTCACGCGTGGTAACGAGCAGTACATCCGCCCCTGCGGGTGGAACCGCGTTGCCCTGCGGGTCGTGCAGAAGTACAGCGACGGGGACAAGTGGCTGGGGACGGGGCGGGACGCCTGGCCCGTTTCCTACCAGGGGAAAAACATGGACGGCTCCCTCATCCTGACCCATGGCGGCAAGCCCGACGACCAGCCACAGTTTCTGGACGCCGCCGCGGCGTCTTTGTTAACGGAGGGGACGAAGGGCCGGGGGGTGTACTCCACACCGGACATCAGGATCGCAGAGAAGTACTGCAAGAAGTTCAAGTCCGGAGTGGACGGGAAGACGTACCAGGTGGTCCTCCAGAACCGCATAAACCCGGAAAAAAGGAAGTCGTGCCAGAGGCAAGGCGTCTGGGTTGTGTACATCCCCGAGGACAGCAGCGACGTGAGGGTGAGGGCCCTCGTGCAGGAGTCCATCCGCCCGTACGGGCTGCTGCTGAAGCAGGTGTGATGCAGCTGTAACGACCTGCCGTCACTTCAGCTTCACGATTTTCACATTGttaacaaaaaactgagaacaTGCTTCAAGTTCCCAcgcgtgggactaataaaggtatcttatcttatcttatgctTACTCCGGGCTCGTGGGAGGACGAGCTCCTGAAAGCTCTTTATTGGGAGGGTGTGGGAACAATAAGCCAGAGGTCACAGTATCGTCTCTTTATCCTCACAGTTTAATAAAAATACGACTGTCTGATCAAACCTCTCTGATCCGCGCTGCCTTTGAGTCTCCTCACAGCTCCGAAAATTCCACCAATCACAACGTTAGATCCAAACCACCAATAAATAATCCATCATATCAAACACAGGAGGCGGGAAACGTGCAGCTAGGTTAGCGGCGTCCTGCCTCACGCTGGGATCCTTTCGCTCGGTGTCAGGGTTGGAGATAGTGAGGCCGGGTCAGAGGGGCAGACACCTGTCAGTCACAGGTGAGCGCACACGCCGGCTTTAAGATTTTACTAATTAAACTTCATGTTGTTATTTCAATAAGACTTGAGACTAATGAGCTCAGAATAAATTGCTTGCTGCGGTCTAAGATACGATAGATCCTTTTGTCACTGTTACcagtttacgacaccaactgtctgccatctataatccagttttgagttccctccccagacgccttaacgcccactcacatcctgggccatctgacctcaggaaatcacatgatagggtggggccagatttcacaatgagctcacccgaaaccctggctgattgtgacccacacccgctttcacaccttagctcaggtgattagaggatcaccagggggtcctttgtccctctttggggggaaactcccactgggtttaaatctgggactctcggccatttgaccttagaactgaagaagcttctcgggtgagaggtgaaacgtcttcaagcaacttaaagaagtccagacgcttttctttccaagctgctTTGACTGGTCCCAGCATCGATTGCAGGTTTCATTTTTCGGACCTCAGAGCTACATCCAGGTGTGTTTCCAGTGTAGGCTGAGGGTCGTCTGCAGAGACGCTGAAACTGCTGATAATGAGTGGCATTAGTTTGAATTCTCgtcctgttttccttcctgtCTGATCAGCAGCACTGGATCCACTCTTTTATTTGATGTGTCAGAGATGGAGATGATTTTGCTTTAGTGTTGTTCTTATTTCATGTATCTGAAAATGTTGCTGTGAGGTGTGACGCCACAGGTCTGATGTTTTTCATGgcatcattttaaatgtaagaaTGGAAATGATAAAGAATCACTTATATTTAGCTTGTTTGGGGTCTCCACGCTGCCATCAGCTGTGAGAACAGATGTTTTCCTTGTATATGTGAATTTGATTTGTTTGAATGGAATTAAACTGAGAGTGCACTCATCTGTGTGTGAAGCCTCGTTTTATGATATTTATAAATCTgaaaaccaggggtgtcaaacataagggcTGGGGGCCAGAATCGGCCTGGCAAAGACGCCAGTCCGGAAACGTGAAGAATgattaactgaatttgaataagtttaACAGCTTTTCCTTTAAATAAAGAGACCCGCACTCATGCATGGATCCTTCCAGAACACAAAGGTCCttcacagtgtttgtttgattgaGCTGGTAAAACCTGTTCATGCAGGACGCTGTCACCACGATCACACACACCTGACCTACAGACCTGCCACacattgtttcagtttttatttttaagcttcAGTTAAGTTTCATTTTGCAGGATTTGTTATTAGCTTTCCATCTGCATCATAATCTGAACCACAGTGACGGTGTTAGCGTGATAtttaaaaacactacatttgTGTCAGTACTGCAAACACCTGTGTAAGCATCGTGTTTGTCAGTTGACTTCACAGACTCGTGTCCCGAGTTTAATTTAACAAACatacaataaacaataaaccTGTAATATTAATATACTCACCTTTGAACATAGACAGGAAGTTAGACTCACGTCACATTATGAATGAAGGCGCTTCATTACCACACGCTGTTGATATGTTTGTTCATTACCTGCAGATTCAGTGTGAACGGTTTTATGGGCAGAGTGCTGTAACTCCTGCCCACCACCAGAGGGCAGCGCAGCTCCAAGTAAAAGTACAACAATCCCACCTGAACTTTCACCTCAGATAAACTGAGCTTGACAAACGTGCCACAGCTGAGCTGAGGAAGCATTACAGGATACATGAAACACACCTGACCACAGGTAGCATCCAGCCACGCAGACGAAGCAGAGGGCGAGCAGCGCCGGGAGAAGGCAGAGCCCCAGACTCAAACACGGCTGCCTCATCCGGTCTGTGGACGACCGCCCGGCAcctcctgcaaacacacaatcacacacacaccatcattTATTCCCTGATCCTGCTTCTTTTCACATCGTTGTGCCAACTGTATAAACCCACACACCGTCTCACTGTGTGGGTTTGAAAGGTTTCACACTGATTACAGGAAACTCATAACTGGAGGAAAAATGAGCTGTGGCGGTGCCATGGGGGCGGAGACTCGTCTTTAAAGGTCAGCGGGAAATCCTAAAAAGGCCTTGGTGGTATTtctcagaactttaaagtcctCCTGGTGCTGTGATAAAACAAACCACGAGTGACAGTCAGCTGAGCGCCCGGCTATCAAgagaaaatacattaaaatatatcaaactaaaaaccattaaatacataaaaactatCAGATCAATACAACAAAAATAGAATATAATATGTAGTTTTATTTCACAGTATATCCTGATGTGACATCTCATTGCAGTTTCTTTCACACCTTTGTTCCAATGACACAAACTCTTATAATATTTATGGAGATATTAAAGGTGTCAGCACGCACACGGAAACCTTCACGTGTTCATGTTCAGCTGCTCGGCTGCAGACACGTGGACTCATGGTGTGAAGATTCAGGGGGGGTGACTCAAACCCTCGATGCTGTCCTGCCTCTTCACCCCACTCGTTTTTCCACACGTGTGTGACGTGTAGCATGTTTGTCACAAAATGTCAGTTCATGAGACGCAGAGAGCCCTGACCCCGGGGGCCCCGGGGGCCCTGAGGGGAACGCTGCCTCCGTTCTGCTGTGGGGGGCAGCTTGCTGTCCCATCAGCTGATAGACAAcacaaaaatcctaaaacagAAATCCTACTGCTCCTCTGCATCAAACATCAAGTTTTCTTCTGATCCACGCGCCAAAAAACTCCTTCAGTTTGTTCAGTTCAAGTAAAATCGGTGCGTTCGTGGTCAGAAACAAGTCTGTGTTTTTGAACATGTCAACATTTCGACTTTTAGCCACAGGAACGGTccctatgggcagaaatctgtgccatcagaaactgaatttgaataagttaaatttgaatttgaattactcggattgaatctgaattgtaacttgaatgaaagcttttgaaaactgaatttgaattagtctaatttgaaattgaatttatggtttgaaaatgaattgatttgctttgaaactgcattttatcctttaaaaattcagctctcgaataatttcagattcacttctcaccattcagtttcagttctacaattcaatttcaattccaaaattcagttttttgggacttacatccggttccggttcaagcgcagattaatagaactacagactgatagtgttactgacggaatctacagcgtcttgagctgaattaagacttcagaagtcattcgtcatgtcgaatgaccagcggataaactctcaggttggtaataaatgtattacatgtataagaacaagcgtcatgttaacaaatgatagccgtacagtaacttttatgcttattgtagctgttagctaaaaacgctaatttagcctagtttgccctggattcagctttgacaaacaaatatgatcgactgtttctagtagaattccaaagttgtcatcttgtaccctgtcagagccctgtatgcttgcagagacccctacagtaaggaaacatgcaaaacagtgtccaaacctttgtattttagctttatttatgtcttacacagcatcccaactctttagctaacttaataactttagctaaagtgaatagttagtctaattcattagtgcagcattactggatcacctctgtttgaagtgatatgatatgatatacaactatcactgaaacagcaaactttgtaaataaacaacacttctcattctctaaacgtttggccacagctgtaaattacactatcagtgctttttcactcttgacaataattacatttctaaattctctttgtgcatttacaggtaaacaatatctaatattttatctaaatgactgctttgtctttgaaaaggtgaagagcctgaggccggtgacagtccagttctactctaattacatccttacggtggctcacaggacaaggcgacattcctgtcctgccagaagagaagagaaacttcagagtcttcatgaagttcaaccaaaacctgtcatatggaatatgacaggggtctcaaactccagtcctcgaaggctggtgtcatgcaacttttccatgccctcgataactggagtttgagactcctgccgtatggtgttcatgcagttttctaccccacagttacagcatgtctgac contains:
- the LOC120435704 gene encoding uncharacterized protein LOC120435704 isoform X1, whose amino-acid sequence is MFTLLVSCHVWFLLSGLIGCTENSTAIWFSVPENHHVCLPCGSSGSSDVIWTLQDQEVLVTRRGGYKTNKDRQRYLLMVNGSLCILHLEESDHGGYRCNQQLVAELQVLTGRDYTVSAGRTLLLPCSGSSKPKQRWFQQREGERREAVLTKYRNGTVKPERGGGRLSFTNDALQIQDLQPEDAGEYVCNGVLQARVTVLTAHAETSSQPPSTSTTPSPAVVTAEVEEIKKKSNTRPENGQSGYKSPVVFCQMCHMFMDQMLCALSVLLLVAVVSVGLMIIFLAAVCVLLTSMKCRRKKRRAAGSSIRLSMFSEDPVLFISSSPPLRVAAPTRDDTELQPWTTSSAPTEGEDLETPPLCGETIHYASLGRQNWRERPSRSPPEQSHHSVIYSSVISRPAARAEHKL
- the LOC120435704 gene encoding uncharacterized protein LOC120435704 isoform X2, with amino-acid sequence MFTLLVSCHVWFLLSGLIGCTENSTAIWFSVPENHHVCLPCGSSGSSDVIWTLQDQEVLVTRRGGYKTNKDRQRYLLMVNGSLCILHLEESDHGGYRCNQQLVAELQVLTGRDYTVSAGRTLLLPCSGSSKPKQRWFQQREGERREAVLTKYRNGTVKPERGGGRLSFTNDALQIQDLQPEDAGEYVCNGVLQARVTVLTAHAETSSQPPSTSTTPSPAVVTAEVEEIKKKSNTRPENVLLLVAVVSVGLMIIFLAAVCVLLTSMKCRRKKRRAAGSSIRLSMFSEDPVLFISSSPPLRVAAPTRDDTELQPWTTSSAPTEGEDLETPPLCGETIHYASLGRQNWRERPSRSPPEQSHHSVIYSSVISRPAARAEHKL
- the LOC116333517 gene encoding uncharacterized protein LOC116333517 — its product is MPDVRLCLEAVSALLGCRAEATTGSSQFTPQDLVNVVALKEFYKQEGFKELEYPSLGTLSLHELDEADMYSSPPALEAPPERSQLTVEINTENFFHPQYDYDFTNVKDGDKKFTRGNEQYIRPCGWNRVALRVVQKYSDGDKWLGTGRDAWPVSYQGKNMDGSLILTHGGKPDDQPQFLDAAAASLLTEGTKGRGVYSTPDIRIAEKYCKKFKSGVDGKTYQVVLQNRINPEKRKSCQRQGVWVVYIPEDSSDVRVRALVQESIRPYGLLLKQV